One Cardiocondyla obscurior isolate alpha-2009 linkage group LG11, Cobs3.1, whole genome shotgun sequence DNA segment encodes these proteins:
- the Nd-b16.6 gene encoding NADH dehydrogenase [ubiquinone] 1 alpha subcomplex subunit 13, translated as MDAATTGKKMQDLPPKGGYGPIQIERVKLRTILGAKSTMAIFLTTTVVGFYAYYENHKLVRRQQIEKRSARMALLPTLLAERDRAVLKQMRRNRDLEAELMKDVDRWEVGTYYGEPIFFLDDENQFRDPLYWEHFAHADPDYLLERTQRHLVT; from the exons ATGGACGCAGCAACGACGGGTAAAAAGATGCAAGATCTTCCCCCAAAGGGCGGCTACGGTCCTATCCAAATAGAAAGAGTGAAACTACGAACTATTCTCGGCG cCAAAAGCACGATGGCGATTTTTTTAACCACCACGGTTGTCGGGTTTTACGCCTATTATGAGAATCATAAATTGGTCAGGCGACAACAGATCGAAAAGAGAAGTGCACGCATGGCTTTATTGCCAACATTGCTGGCAGAACGAGATAGAGC TGTTTTGAAGCAAATGCGACGCAATCGAGATTTAGAAGCAGAATTAATGAAAGATGTTGACAGATGGGAAGTTGGAACCTACTATGGTGAACCTATATTCTTTTTGGATGATGAAAATCAATTTAGGGACCCATTGTATTGGGAACACTTTGCACACGCTGATCCCGATTATCTTCTCGAACGTACTCAGCGTCACTTGGTGACGTAA
- the Np15.6 gene encoding NADH dehydrogenase [ubiquinone] 1 beta subcomplex subunit 11, mitochondrial, which produces MAALFRMNCVQALRRGLTLMSSKETTICRRIATTPCYHDTVKEEAKPVKRRWISYGFSQEDEAEDQHAVHQTMFVCVTILIVLGFTVMAYLPDSNRSDWAQREAYLQLRYREEHGLPPVDCNLIDPSKIILPTDEELGDTEIII; this is translated from the coding sequence ATGGCAGCGTTATTCCGCATGAACTGTGTCCAGGCTTTGCGCCGGGGGTTAACTCTTATGTCATCTAAAGAGACGACGATATGCCGCAGGATAGCGACAACACCTTGTTATCACGATACCGTCAAGGAAGAGGCAAAGCCTGTCAAAAGGAGGTGGATAAGTTACGGCTTCAGCCAGGAAGACGAAGCAGAAGATCAGCACGCTGTACACCAGACCATGTTCGTCTGTGTGACCATACTGATTGTGCTCGGCTTCACGGTTATGGCATATCTCCCCGATTCTAACAGGTCCGATTGGGCACAGCGAGAAGCATACTTGCAGCTCCGTTACAGAGAGGAACATGGACTTCCTCCTGTTGATTGTAATTTGATCGATCCATCAAAGATAATATTACCAACGGACGAGGAGCTAGGTGACacggaaattattatttag
- the Grasp65 gene encoding Golgi reassembly-stacking protein 2 isoform X2, translating into MIKFTVQENSPGQQAGLEAFFDFIVAIGNTRLDQDNDTLKELLKVGVNKELTITVYSSKTQSVRRTKIVPSMTWGGQGLLGVSIRFCSFEGANENVWHVLEVHPSSPAELAGLRPFTDYIIGADSVLHESEDLFTLIEAHESRPLKLYVYNIKDDSCREVTITPNNNWGGEGSLGCGIGYGYLHRIPVRSVPEQQPASSYVNTPKTAIQTQLATVTTTTVTVAEVNPSVGSPSGLSVPPNYATPIDNSIKNLKSEQETVTTQSLPGPSTQTQPANQVKFTGAVGGHTLVSSVPHMFPNQPTTSFTSNAYPMTPNIPGMPTTTPLSPNINSYEVSVAPPGPISISGQQEQNPVHGTAAINISALPREQNPIPSTNMAAGFNMPQSHVVTTPISLPGMPPITVTTSLPQNTSFYPSVLQQQNQLPSNINTTTVAPTMTLPTSTQ; encoded by the exons atgataaaatttacg GTTCAAGAAAATTCACCGGGTCAGCAAGCAGGACTTGAAGcatttttcgattttatagTGGCAATTGGAAATACACGTTTG GACCAAGATAATGATACTTTAAAAGAACTTCTGAAGGTTGGTGTAAATAAGGAACTAACAATTACAGTGTATAGTAGTAAAACACAGTCTGTAAGAAGGACCAAAATTGTTCCAAGTATGACATGGGGTGGACAGGGTTTATTGGGGGTCAGTATACGTTTCTGTTCATTTGAAGGTGCTAATGAAAACGTTTGGCATGTGCTT gAAGTACATCCATCATCTCCTGCTGAATTGGCTGGCTTAAGACCATTTACTGATTATATTATTGGAGCAGACTCTGTTCTTCATGAAAGTGAAGATTTATTTACCTTAATAGAAGCACATGAATCGCGACCTCtcaaattatatgtatataatattaaagatgaTTCCTGCAGGGAAGTGACTATTACACCTAATAATAATTGGGGTGGGGAAGGAAG tttaGGATGTGGAATTGGATATGGATACTTGCACAGAATACCAGTCAGAAGTGTACCAGAGCAGCAACCTGCTAGTTCATATGtg AATACCCCCAAGACTGCAATTCAAACTCAACTGGCAACAGTAACAACTACTACTGTTACTGTGGCAGAAGTCAATCCAAGTGTTGGTTCACCATCTGGATTATCTGTTCCACCAAATTATGCCACTCCAATAgataattcgataaaaaatttaaagagtgAACAAGAAACTGTAACAACTCAAAGTTTACCTGGACCAAGTACACAAACTCAACCAGCAAATCAAGTCAAATTTACTGGTGCTGTTGGTGGCCATACATTGGTTAGTTCAGTCCCTCACATGTTCCCAAATCAACCCACTACCAGTTTCACATCCA acgCTTATCCAATGACTCCAAACATTCCTGGCATGCCAACTACCACGCCGTTATCAccaaatataaattcttatgAAGTGTCAGTTGCACCGCCTGGACCGATCAGTATCTCAGGACAACAGGAGCAAAATCCCGTCCATGGTACAGCTGCAATCAATATCTCAGCATTGCCTAGAGAGCAGAATCCTATTCCTAGCACAAACATGGCTGCTGGATTTAATATGCCTCAATCTCATGTTGTAACAACACCCATTTCACTGCCAGGAATGCCACCTATCACAGTCACCACCTCTCTTCCACAAAACACGTCCTTCTACCCATCTGTTCTCCAACAGCAAAATCAATTACCATCTAATATCAATACTACTACCGTTGCTCCGACGATGACATTGCCGACGTCCACACAGTAA
- the Grasp65 gene encoding Golgi reassembly-stacking protein 2 isoform X1 encodes MGSSHSVEIPGGGTEGYHVLRVQENSPGQQAGLEAFFDFIVAIGNTRLDQDNDTLKELLKVGVNKELTITVYSSKTQSVRRTKIVPSMTWGGQGLLGVSIRFCSFEGANENVWHVLEVHPSSPAELAGLRPFTDYIIGADSVLHESEDLFTLIEAHESRPLKLYVYNIKDDSCREVTITPNNNWGGEGSLGCGIGYGYLHRIPVRSVPEQQPASSYVNTPKTAIQTQLATVTTTTVTVAEVNPSVGSPSGLSVPPNYATPIDNSIKNLKSEQETVTTQSLPGPSTQTQPANQVKFTGAVGGHTLVSSVPHMFPNQPTTSFTSNAYPMTPNIPGMPTTTPLSPNINSYEVSVAPPGPISISGQQEQNPVHGTAAINISALPREQNPIPSTNMAAGFNMPQSHVVTTPISLPGMPPITVTTSLPQNTSFYPSVLQQQNQLPSNINTTTVAPTMTLPTSTQ; translated from the exons ATGGGCTCGTCTCACAGCGTGGAAATACCGGGAGGTGGTACAGAAGGTTACCACGTACTGAGG GTTCAAGAAAATTCACCGGGTCAGCAAGCAGGACTTGAAGcatttttcgattttatagTGGCAATTGGAAATACACGTTTG GACCAAGATAATGATACTTTAAAAGAACTTCTGAAGGTTGGTGTAAATAAGGAACTAACAATTACAGTGTATAGTAGTAAAACACAGTCTGTAAGAAGGACCAAAATTGTTCCAAGTATGACATGGGGTGGACAGGGTTTATTGGGGGTCAGTATACGTTTCTGTTCATTTGAAGGTGCTAATGAAAACGTTTGGCATGTGCTT gAAGTACATCCATCATCTCCTGCTGAATTGGCTGGCTTAAGACCATTTACTGATTATATTATTGGAGCAGACTCTGTTCTTCATGAAAGTGAAGATTTATTTACCTTAATAGAAGCACATGAATCGCGACCTCtcaaattatatgtatataatattaaagatgaTTCCTGCAGGGAAGTGACTATTACACCTAATAATAATTGGGGTGGGGAAGGAAG tttaGGATGTGGAATTGGATATGGATACTTGCACAGAATACCAGTCAGAAGTGTACCAGAGCAGCAACCTGCTAGTTCATATGtg AATACCCCCAAGACTGCAATTCAAACTCAACTGGCAACAGTAACAACTACTACTGTTACTGTGGCAGAAGTCAATCCAAGTGTTGGTTCACCATCTGGATTATCTGTTCCACCAAATTATGCCACTCCAATAgataattcgataaaaaatttaaagagtgAACAAGAAACTGTAACAACTCAAAGTTTACCTGGACCAAGTACACAAACTCAACCAGCAAATCAAGTCAAATTTACTGGTGCTGTTGGTGGCCATACATTGGTTAGTTCAGTCCCTCACATGTTCCCAAATCAACCCACTACCAGTTTCACATCCA acgCTTATCCAATGACTCCAAACATTCCTGGCATGCCAACTACCACGCCGTTATCAccaaatataaattcttatgAAGTGTCAGTTGCACCGCCTGGACCGATCAGTATCTCAGGACAACAGGAGCAAAATCCCGTCCATGGTACAGCTGCAATCAATATCTCAGCATTGCCTAGAGAGCAGAATCCTATTCCTAGCACAAACATGGCTGCTGGATTTAATATGCCTCAATCTCATGTTGTAACAACACCCATTTCACTGCCAGGAATGCCACCTATCACAGTCACCACCTCTCTTCCACAAAACACGTCCTTCTACCCATCTGTTCTCCAACAGCAAAATCAATTACCATCTAATATCAATACTACTACCGTTGCTCCGACGATGACATTGCCGACGTCCACACAGTAA